A single genomic interval of Cucumis sativus cultivar 9930 chromosome 7, Cucumber_9930_V3, whole genome shotgun sequence harbors:
- the LOC101204771 gene encoding prohibitin-1, mitochondrial codes for MNLNNVKVPKLPGGGAASALLKIGIIGGLGLYAASNSLYNVEGGHRAIVFNRLVGIKDKVYPEGTHLIIPWFERPIIYDVRARPNLVESSSGSRDLQMVKIGLRVLTRPLPNELPTLYRTLGENYNERVLPSIIHETLKSVVAQYNASQLLTQREAVSREIRKTLTERAAQFNIALDDVSITSLTFGKEFTAAIEAKQVAAQEAERAKFVVEKAEQDKRSAIIRAQGEAKSGQLIGQAVANNPAFMTLRKIEAAREIAHTIANSANKVFLNSDDLLLNLQEMSLEPSGKK; via the exons atgaatttgaacAATGTTAAGGTTCCGAAGTTGCCTGGTGGTGGTGCTGCTTCTGCTTTGTTGAAAATTGGGATTATTGGTGGGCTAGGGTTATATGCAGCTTCCAATAGTCTCTACAATGTTGAAGGAGGGCATCGGGCTATTGTGTTTAACCGTCTGGTTGGAATTAAAGATAAG GTTTATCCTGAAGGAACACATCTCATAATCCCTTGGTTTGAGAGGCCAATCATATATGATGTCCGTGCACGACCAAATCTAGTGGAGAGTAGTTCTGGGAGCCGAGATCTCCAGATG GTTAAAATTGGTCTTCGAGTTCTCACACGTCCATTACCAAATGAGTTACCTACATTGTATAGAACACTCGGtgaaaattataatgaaaggGTTCTGCCTTCAATCATTCATGAAACTCTAAAATCTGTAGTCGCTCAGTATAATGCCAGCCAACTTCTTACGCAACGAGAG GCTGTAAGTAGAGAAATCCGAAAGACTTTGACTGAGAGAGCAGCCCAGTTCAATATTGCTCTTGATGATGTGTCCATAACAAGTTTAACTTTTGGAAAGGAGTTTACAGCTGCAATCGAAGCCAAACAAGTGGCTGCCCAAGAAGCCGAAAGAGCCAAATTTGTTGTGGAGAAGGCTGAACAGGACAAGAGAAGTGCTATAATTAGAGCACAG GGAGAAGCCAAGAGTGGGCAGCTGATAGGGCAAGCTGTTGCCAATAACCCTGCATTTATGACATTGAGGAAGATTGAAGCAGCAAGAGAAATTGCACATACTATTGCAAACTCAGCGAACAAAGTGTTCCTGAATTCAGATGATCTGTTGCTGAACCTTCAAGAGATGAGTTTGGAGCCCAGTGGAAAGAAGTAA